Within Betaproteobacteria bacterium, the genomic segment GATGGGGCGGGTGAAGAAGACCGCGAAGCTGCCGTCCGACATGAGGAGTGCGCGACGGAGGTTTTCCTCGAGCATCGGTCCGAGCACGTAGCCGAGGATGAGGGGGGCCGGCTGGCAATCGAGTTTCGCGAAGACGTAGCCCAGCACGCCGACGGCCGCGCACAGGTAGACGTCCATGGCGCTGTTGTTCAGGCTGAAGTTGCCGAGCGCGGCGAACATCAGGATGGCGGGAAACAGCCACCGGTACGGCACCTGTATGAGGCGCGCCCAGAGACCCACCAGGGGCAGGTTGAGCAGGAGGAGCAGGACGTTGCCGACGAACATGCTGGCGACGAGTCCCCAGAAGAGGTCGGGCCGGGACGTCATCACCTGCGGGCCGGGCTGGATGCCCTGCATCGTGAGGGCGCCCAGCATCAGCGCCATGACGGCGCTCGCGGGGATGCCCAGCGTCAGGGTGGGAATGAAGTGCGTCTGCGCCGCGGCATTGTTGGCGGCCTCCGGCGCGGCAACGCCTTCGATGGCGCCCTTGCCGAACCGCGAGGGATCCTTCGCGAGCTTCTTCTCCAGCATGTAGGCCGAGAAGGACGCCACGGAGGCGGTGATGCCCGGCAGCGCGCCGAAGAAGGAGCCCAGGGCCGTTCCGCGCAGGGTCGGCATCGTGGCGGTCTTGATGTCCGCCCAGGTTGGCATGAGGTTCTTCACATCCTTGGTGAAGACCTCCACCTTGTCGGTGCGGGCGAGGTTCTGGACAATTTCCGCGACGGCGAAGAGGCCGACCGCGACCACCGTGAAGCCCACGCCGTCGAGCAGTTCCGCCACGCCGAAGGAGAAGCGAGGCAGACCCGAGGTGACGTCCGTGCCCACGAGGCCGAGCATCAGCCCGATCACCACCATCGCGAGGGACTTCACGAGGTCGCCATGCGCCAGCACCGCGGAGAAGACGAGGCCCATCAGCATCAGCGAGAAATACTCGGCCGCCCCGAACTCGAGCGCCCACATGCCGACCAGCGGCCCGAAAAAGGCGACCAGCACCGTCGAGATGATTCCGGCCACGAAGGAGGAAATCGCCGCGATGGCGAGTGCCGGCCCGGCGCGCCCCTGGCGCGCCATCTGGTAGCCGTCGATGGCCGTCACGGCCGAGGAGACCTCGCCGGGCATGTTGACGAGAATGGCCGTGGTCGAGCCGCCGTATTGCGCGCCGTAGAAGATGCCGGCCAGCATGATGAGGGAACTCACCGGGTCGAGGCCGAAGGTGATCGGCAGCAGCATCGCGATGGTGACCAGCGGGCCGATGCCGGGCAGGACGCCGATGAGCGTGCCGAGGAAGACGCCGACGAAGCAGTAGGTCAGGTTCTTGAGGGTGAGCGCGACACCGAAGCCCAGCGCCAGATTCGAGAGGACGTCCAAGGGCTACTCCCCGAACTCGAAGGCGAAGAGTTCGTAT encodes:
- a CDS encoding tripartite tricarboxylate transporter permease; the encoded protein is MDVLSNLALGFGVALTLKNLTYCFVGVFLGTLIGVLPGIGPLVTIAMLLPITFGLDPVSSLIMLAGIFYGAQYGGSTTAILVNMPGEVSSAVTAIDGYQMARQGRAGPALAIAAISSFVAGIISTVLVAFFGPLVGMWALEFGAAEYFSLMLMGLVFSAVLAHGDLVKSLAMVVIGLMLGLVGTDVTSGLPRFSFGVAELLDGVGFTVVAVGLFAVAEIVQNLARTDKVEVFTKDVKNLMPTWADIKTATMPTLRGTALGSFFGALPGITASVASFSAYMLEKKLAKDPSRFGKGAIEGVAAPEAANNAAAQTHFIPTLTLGIPASAVMALMLGALTMQGIQPGPQVMTSRPDLFWGLVASMFVGNVLLLLLNLPLVGLWARLIQVPYRWLFPAILMFAALGNFSLNNSAMDVYLCAAVGVLGYVFAKLDCQPAPLILGYVLGPMLEENLRRALLMSDGSFAVFFTRPISVAFLLVTALILLAMVVPALRRGKELALEEGDAG